A region from the Aegilops tauschii subsp. strangulata cultivar AL8/78 chromosome 5, Aet v6.0, whole genome shotgun sequence genome encodes:
- the LOC141023109 gene encoding uncharacterized protein — protein sequence MADEPSTKRHCGETSDQSIKEEQSINEDDVQVPAEKRDYTTKLDKVELHGKETLEVVCTSNPDTADEMLTRLFMKAVGRYPRFVGIDVEYTRDDEPPQYAAVLQLCVDELRLVYHIAAATKWPKRLKSFLQEKKLFTFAGFSIHNDKEMLKMSGLEINPEKYIDIQKNYRVPYAGRKKQYDSLADVAASVIHPFYQNMKKKINRTEDHKLWGVSPLPDYLIEYAAKDAYATYKAWKIIDNIKSGVEISEAQEADPYYHCHYAA from the exons ATGGCGGATGAGCCGTCTACCAAGCGTCACTGTGGCGAGACGTCCGACCAGAGCATCAAGGAAGAGCAGAGCATCAACGAAGACGACGTTCAGGTCCCCGCTGAGAAGCGCGACTACACCACCAAACTTGACAAGGTGGAACTCCACGGCAAAGAGACGCTGGAGGTCGTCTGCACCAGCAATCCAGACACTGCCGACGAAATGCTCACCAGGCTCTTCATGAAAGCCGTCGGCAGGTATCCTAGATTCGTCGGCATTGATGTGGAGTATACCAGGGATGACGAACCTCCGCAGTACGCGGCAGTTCTGCAGTTATGCGTGGATGAACTCCGCCTGGTCTACCACATCGCTGCGGCCACAAAATG GCCCAAGCGCCTCAAGAGCTTCCTCCAGGAGAAGAAGTTGTTCACCTTTGCCGGTTTCAGCATTCATAATGACAAAGAGATGCTGAAGATGTCTGGTTTGGAGATCAATCCCGAAAAGTACATCGACATTCAGAAAAACTATAGAGTTCCATATGCCGGCAGAAAGAAGCAGTACGACTCCTTGGCTGATGTTGCAGCCAGTGTCATCCACCCATTTTACcaaaacatgaagaagaagatcaaCAGGACCGAAGACCATAAACTGTGGGGGGTCAGCCCGCTGCCAGACTACCTCATCGAGTACGCAGCGAAGGATGCGTACGCCACCTACAAGGCTTGGAAGATAATAGACAACATCAAATCAGGTGTGGAAATTTCAGAAGCACAGGAGGCTGACCCCTACTACCACTGCCACTACGCGGCATGA